The genomic interval ACCGCTTTCACACCGACGGCCTGCGCAGCAAGCACTGGGACGAGTTCGCCCGGCCGGGCGCACCTGCCATGGACTTTGTGCTCACGGTGTGCGACAACGCCGCCGGTGAGGTCTGCCCCGTGTGGCCCGGCCAGCCCTTGTCTGCCCACTGGGGCGTGCCCGACCCCGCCGCCGTACAGGGCAGCGAAGAAAACAGGCAGCGCGCCTTCAGCGAAGCCTTCATCACGCTCAACCGCCGCATCACCATCTTTCTGAGCCTGCCGTTTGACAAGCTCGACAGGTTGTCGCTGCAAAGTGAGCTGCGCCGCATCGGTACCGAAAAGGGCTGACAGGCCCGGCGCGATGGCGCAACCTCCGGGGCCTGGCTGCGTCATGCTGCCGGGCCTTCTGACCTTTCAGACCCGCCCCACCCATCAACCACACAACAACAAGGATTCACCATGGGATTGTTTGAACGTTTTCTGAGCCTCTGGGTGGCCCTGGGCATAGGCGCCGGGGTGGGCCTGGGCCTGGCGGCGCCGGGCCTGTTCCAGGCCGTGGCCGCGGTGGAA from Acidovorax sp. FHTAMBA carries:
- a CDS encoding arsenate reductase ArsC — protein: MSYRVFNVLFICTANSARSIMAEAILNQLGAGRYRAYSAGSQPAGQVNPYAVELLQRNRFHTDGLRSKHWDEFARPGAPAMDFVLTVCDNAAGEVCPVWPGQPLSAHWGVPDPAAVQGSEENRQRAFSEAFITLNRRITIFLSLPFDKLDRLSLQSELRRIGTEKG